From Paenibacillus graminis, a single genomic window includes:
- a CDS encoding response regulator transcription factor, translating into MYTILIADDELEIVELLQLYLEKEYNILQAQNGNEALKLMQSHTVDLAILDIMMPGMDGLQLLKRIRENDHFPVLFLSAKSQYHDKILGLELGADDYISKPFNPLEIVARVGSMLRRVHEFDAPAVQEKKKEQIVLGRLLLDRSSCQVEVAGEPVALTSTEYKILELLMEQPGRVFTRKKIYEAVWEDFYVYEDNSIMVHISNIRDKIERDSKKPEYLKTIRGLGYKIEAPVEK; encoded by the coding sequence ATGTATACCATTCTGATTGCCGACGATGAATTGGAAATTGTTGAACTTCTGCAGCTGTATCTGGAGAAGGAATACAACATTTTGCAAGCGCAGAACGGGAACGAGGCCTTAAAGCTGATGCAGAGCCACACCGTGGACCTGGCGATTCTTGATATTATGATGCCGGGTATGGACGGGCTGCAGCTGCTCAAGCGAATCCGTGAAAACGATCATTTTCCAGTGCTGTTTCTATCGGCCAAAAGCCAATACCATGATAAAATTCTGGGCCTTGAGCTGGGAGCGGATGATTATATCTCCAAACCGTTCAATCCGCTGGAAATCGTTGCCCGTGTAGGTTCCATGCTGCGGCGGGTTCATGAGTTCGATGCTCCGGCAGTCCAAGAGAAGAAGAAGGAGCAGATTGTGCTCGGACGGTTGCTGCTTGACCGGAGCAGCTGTCAGGTTGAAGTGGCCGGAGAACCGGTTGCACTGACCTCTACGGAGTACAAAATTCTGGAGCTTCTAATGGAGCAGCCGGGCCGGGTGTTCACCCGCAAAAAAATTTATGAAGCCGTCTGGGAAGACTTCTATGTCTATGAAGACAACAGTATTATGGTGCATATCAGCAATATCCGCGACAAGATCGAGCGCGATTCCAAGAAGCCGGAATACCTGAAGACGATCAGGGGATTGGGGTACAAAATTGAAGCACCCGTGGAAAAGTAG
- a CDS encoding DegV family protein: MPIKIITDSGSDLPQEYADKYNVDIVHLPVHFEHELMPEGMDTRAFYAKMRESKELPKTASPSPQVFLNKFKQVEPGTDIMVVCMSSNISSTYQTAVIAKEMYEEEGHPGAIEIIDSKNFSGGLSLIVALTAKWSLTCSSLAELKQMVLDKIGEVNAYFTLDTLENVIKGGRLNRLSGAVASVLNIKLLLKISDEGTVEVVEKTRGLPKALSHLLAKLESKQHDYEKAVIAIVHSNCEKLALEIKERILEKHPFKEILFSSMGPVMGTYAGEGGIGVAF, translated from the coding sequence ATGCCCATCAAGATTATTACCGATAGCGGTTCGGATTTACCCCAGGAGTATGCAGATAAATATAACGTTGACATCGTTCATTTGCCGGTTCACTTTGAGCATGAGCTGATGCCGGAAGGTATGGATACCCGGGCTTTTTATGCCAAAATGCGTGAATCCAAGGAGCTGCCCAAGACAGCCAGCCCCAGTCCGCAGGTGTTCCTGAACAAATTCAAACAAGTGGAACCAGGCACCGATATTATGGTCGTCTGTATGTCCTCCAATATAAGCAGCACATATCAGACTGCAGTGATTGCCAAGGAAATGTACGAAGAAGAAGGCCATCCGGGTGCAATTGAGATTATAGATTCGAAGAACTTTTCCGGGGGCCTGTCCCTCATTGTTGCTCTAACGGCCAAATGGTCGCTGACCTGCTCCAGTCTGGCGGAGCTCAAGCAGATGGTTCTGGATAAGATCGGGGAAGTGAACGCATACTTTACGCTGGATACGCTGGAGAATGTGATCAAGGGCGGGCGGCTGAACCGGCTGTCCGGCGCAGTGGCTTCCGTGCTGAACATCAAGCTGCTGCTGAAAATCAGCGACGAAGGGACTGTAGAGGTAGTAGAAAAAACACGCGGGCTTCCCAAAGCGTTGAGTCACCTGCTGGCGAAGCTGGAGAGTAAGCAGCATGATTACGAAAAAGCGGTGATTGCCATTGTGCACAGCAATTGCGAGAAGCTTGCGCTGGAAATCAAGGAGCGGATTCTGGAAAAGCATCCCTTCAAAGAGATCCTATTTTCCAGTATGGGACCTGTTATGGGCACCTATGCGGGCGAAGGCGGAATCGGCGTGGCTTTTTAA
- a CDS encoding metal-dependent hydrolase, with translation MKIIYHGHSCIQIEVNGKSLIIDPFLRGNPAAVTKPEDVKTDMVLLTHAHVDHILDAAPIALQNNVPVVANVELAGYMEGQGVQTIGMNIGGTVDLGFAKATMIHAFHSSGITLEDGQKAIYGGMPAGFIIQAEGRTVVHTGDTGLFGDLKMFGELYDIDLAILPIGGHYTMGPEHALIAAKWLGAKQVLPIHYNTFPPIVQDADAFVRALGEEGIQGTVLAYGESLEL, from the coding sequence ATGAAAATCATTTACCACGGCCATTCCTGCATTCAGATTGAGGTGAACGGCAAGTCGCTGATTATCGATCCGTTCCTTAGAGGCAACCCCGCAGCAGTCACCAAACCGGAGGATGTCAAGACAGATATGGTGCTGCTGACGCATGCCCACGTGGATCATATTCTGGATGCCGCTCCGATTGCGCTGCAGAATAATGTACCAGTTGTGGCGAACGTGGAATTGGCTGGCTATATGGAGGGACAAGGCGTCCAGACCATCGGGATGAACATCGGGGGGACGGTTGATCTTGGTTTTGCCAAGGCGACGATGATTCATGCGTTTCACAGCTCCGGCATTACGCTGGAGGATGGGCAGAAAGCGATTTATGGAGGCATGCCTGCGGGGTTCATTATTCAGGCGGAGGGACGCACCGTTGTGCATACGGGAGACACCGGACTGTTCGGGGATCTGAAAATGTTCGGCGAGCTGTATGACATCGATCTGGCGATTCTGCCTATCGGGGGGCATTACACCATGGGACCGGAGCATGCGCTGATCGCCGCCAAATGGCTGGGAGCCAAGCAGGTGCTTCCGATTCACTACAACACCTTCCCGCCTATCGTGCAGGATGCGGATGCATTTGTGCGGGCGCTTGGGGAAGAAGGAATTCAAGGCACGGTGCTTGCCTATGGAGAGTCACTGGAGCTGTAG
- a CDS encoding MFS transporter: MPVSWKVYILAIISFLVGTSEYIVSGILDRISFSFGVSLASAGQLITIFSLVYAICTPILMALTASMDRRSLILYGLGLFVAANLLSFVLPGYGLFVAARIIMALGAGIVVVTALNIAAKIAREGRQASSIATVVMGFTASLIIGVPLGRMTADAVGWKFIFIGIALLGLIAMLIIFLTIPRIKGDEPIPLPQQLALLKEPKVALGLAISFFWLGGYSIAYTYLSPYLISISGINDSYISGALLIFGIASMVGSKIGGFSADRWGVYPTLFGGMLLHIVMLILLSLVTHTVVGVLAVLLLWSFAAWSTGPTQQYHITTLKPEASGVMLGLNQSVMQLAMAAGAGIGGLAVQQIALSSVTWIGAAGVFLAISITLILYRLGAVRKTAVEHKL; the protein is encoded by the coding sequence ATGCCGGTTAGCTGGAAAGTTTATATTTTGGCTATTATTAGTTTTTTGGTGGGGACGTCTGAGTATATTGTGTCCGGAATTTTAGATCGCATTTCCTTTTCATTCGGCGTTTCACTGGCTTCTGCCGGGCAATTAATCACGATCTTCTCGCTCGTATATGCCATCTGTACACCCATTCTTATGGCATTGACGGCAAGCATGGACAGACGCAGCTTGATTTTATATGGTCTGGGCCTGTTTGTTGCTGCCAACCTTCTATCCTTTGTTCTGCCCGGGTATGGGTTATTCGTGGCCGCACGTATTATTATGGCGCTTGGAGCGGGAATAGTCGTTGTTACGGCACTGAATATTGCAGCCAAAATCGCCCGGGAAGGCCGGCAGGCGAGCTCTATCGCAACGGTGGTCATGGGATTCACAGCTTCTTTGATTATTGGCGTTCCTCTGGGAAGAATGACAGCGGATGCCGTCGGATGGAAGTTTATTTTCATCGGAATTGCGTTGCTGGGGCTGATTGCCATGCTGATCATTTTCCTTACGATTCCACGTATCAAGGGAGATGAGCCCATTCCGTTGCCGCAGCAGCTTGCTTTGCTGAAGGAACCGAAAGTGGCATTGGGATTAGCTATTTCGTTCTTCTGGCTCGGAGGATATTCTATCGCGTACACCTATTTATCTCCTTACCTGATTTCGATTTCGGGAATTAACGACAGCTACATCAGCGGTGCGCTGTTGATCTTCGGTATCGCCAGCATGGTTGGTTCGAAAATTGGCGGCTTCAGTGCGGATCGCTGGGGAGTGTATCCTACGTTATTTGGCGGAATGCTGCTGCATATAGTGATGCTTATCCTCCTATCTCTTGTCACCCATACTGTTGTCGGTGTACTGGCAGTGCTGCTGCTCTGGTCTTTTGCTGCCTGGTCAACCGGACCGACCCAACAGTACCATATCACTACCTTGAAACCGGAAGCGTCGGGGGTGATGCTCGGCCTGAACCAGTCGGTGATGCAGCTGGCAATGGCCGCTGGAGCTGGGATTGGAGGACTTGCGGTCCAACAGATTGCGCTGTCTTCGGTTACGTGGATCGGTGCGGCTGGTGTGTTTTTGGCGATTAGTATAACGCTGATTTTATATCGTCTTGGAGCCGTAAGAAAAACTGCGGTCGAACACAAGCTGTAA
- a CDS encoding ArsR/SmtB family transcription factor, with product MNPIEVFKALSNESRYQILQWLKEPNLHFTPHEGIDMTEVGVCVSQITNKLNMTQSTASQYLAMLQRAGLITTKRIGKFTYYQRDEEAIRQLAAFMKDEV from the coding sequence ATGAACCCTATCGAAGTATTTAAGGCTTTGTCGAATGAATCCCGTTATCAGATCCTGCAGTGGCTCAAAGAACCGAACCTCCATTTTACACCCCATGAAGGGATTGATATGACTGAAGTTGGGGTATGTGTAAGCCAGATTACGAACAAGCTGAACATGACGCAGTCGACGGCTTCCCAGTATCTTGCGATGCTGCAGCGGGCCGGGCTGATTACAACGAAACGGATTGGCAAATTTACGTATTACCAAAGAGACGAGGAAGCAATTCGTCAATTGGCTGCTTTTATGAAGGATGAGGTATAG
- a CDS encoding thioredoxin domain-containing protein, with the protein MERESFEDQEVAQLLNDNYVAIKVDREERPDIDALYMSVCQALTWSGGWPLTVLLTPEKKPFYAGTYFPKRQMFGRIGLMDVLEQIHRKWEQDCEALDQLGDELLADLQSLDRKNSGRAGEGGAGVPGEELLHEAYALYRRQFDEEYGGFGNAPKFPSPHNLSFLLAYSQMYNQPEALRMVEKTLESMYRGGMYDHVGYGFSRYSTDREWLVPHFEKMLYDNALLAIAYLEAYQITGKLLYAEIAEQIFTYVQRDMTSPEGAFYSAEDADSEGVEGKFYVFSREEIEEALGLEDMHSYCHVYGITPEGNFEGANIPNLLQGLPDDMAERMGMNPLGLRTRMEEWREKLFAYREQRIHPSKDDKVLTAWNGLMIAALAKGAKALQKPEYAGAAAAAADFIWHKLRRREDGRLLARYRDGDAAIPAYLDDYTFLLWGLTELYEATGQAVHLERALTLKDGLLELFADREGGGFFFTGHDGEELPIRSKELYDGALPSGNSVAAKLLWKLSVMTQDVELKTAAERTAAVMATAASEYPPGYAMYLQAHLAMASGGREWVLSGKRDDSALHGMLAQVQQAYLPDAALIVHWEGDAEGILRLLPHLADKPAINGGATAYVCRNFACRAPVTSMEAVRELLASSSREA; encoded by the coding sequence ATGGAGCGCGAAAGCTTCGAAGACCAAGAAGTAGCACAGCTCCTTAACGATAACTATGTCGCGATCAAGGTAGACCGTGAAGAGCGGCCGGATATTGATGCGCTGTATATGTCGGTGTGTCAGGCGCTGACGTGGAGCGGGGGGTGGCCGTTAACGGTGCTGCTGACGCCGGAGAAGAAGCCGTTTTATGCGGGGACGTATTTTCCCAAGCGGCAGATGTTCGGGCGGATTGGGCTGATGGATGTACTGGAGCAGATTCACCGTAAATGGGAGCAGGACTGCGAAGCGCTGGACCAGCTCGGGGACGAACTGCTGGCGGATCTTCAATCGCTGGACCGTAAGAATTCCGGACGTGCCGGAGAAGGCGGGGCAGGAGTTCCCGGAGAGGAGCTGCTGCATGAAGCGTATGCGCTGTACCGCCGCCAGTTCGATGAAGAATACGGCGGGTTCGGCAATGCGCCGAAGTTTCCTTCGCCGCATAATCTGTCTTTTCTGCTGGCGTACAGCCAGATGTATAACCAGCCGGAAGCGCTGCGTATGGTAGAGAAGACGCTGGAGTCGATGTACCGGGGCGGCATGTACGACCATGTGGGCTACGGGTTCTCGCGTTATTCCACGGACCGGGAGTGGCTGGTGCCGCATTTTGAGAAAATGCTCTACGACAATGCGCTGCTGGCTATTGCTTATTTAGAGGCGTACCAGATCACGGGGAAACTACTCTATGCGGAGATCGCGGAGCAAATCTTCACGTATGTGCAACGGGATATGACTTCGCCGGAAGGGGCCTTTTACTCTGCGGAGGATGCCGATTCCGAAGGGGTGGAAGGGAAGTTCTACGTCTTCTCCCGTGAGGAGATCGAGGAGGCGCTTGGCCTGGAGGATATGCACTCCTATTGCCATGTGTACGGAATTACACCTGAGGGGAATTTTGAAGGTGCCAATATCCCGAATCTGCTGCAAGGATTGCCGGACGACATGGCGGAACGGATGGGCATGAATCCGCTGGGACTGCGGACCCGGATGGAGGAATGGCGCGAGAAGCTGTTCGCCTACCGGGAGCAGCGCATTCATCCGTCGAAGGATGATAAGGTGCTTACGGCCTGGAACGGGCTGATGATCGCCGCGCTGGCAAAGGGAGCCAAAGCGCTGCAAAAGCCGGAGTACGCTGGAGCCGCAGCCGCGGCGGCGGACTTTATCTGGCATAAGCTGCGCCGCCGTGAGGACGGCAGGCTGCTGGCCCGCTACCGGGATGGCGATGCCGCGATTCCTGCTTATCTGGACGACTACACGTTCCTGCTCTGGGGACTGACCGAGCTGTACGAAGCTACAGGCCAAGCCGTTCATTTGGAGCGGGCGTTGACGCTTAAGGATGGACTGCTGGAGCTGTTCGCCGATCGGGAAGGCGGCGGGTTCTTTTTCACCGGTCATGACGGGGAAGAGCTGCCGATCCGTTCCAAGGAGCTGTATGACGGTGCGCTTCCTTCGGGGAACTCGGTGGCAGCGAAGCTGCTGTGGAAGCTGTCGGTGATGACTCAGGATGTGGAGCTGAAGACGGCCGCTGAGCGTACGGCAGCGGTAATGGCTACAGCAGCATCGGAGTACCCTCCGGGATATGCGATGTATTTGCAGGCCCATCTGGCGATGGCTTCAGGCGGCCGGGAATGGGTGCTGTCCGGGAAGCGGGACGATTCCGCGCTGCATGGTATGCTGGCCCAGGTGCAGCAGGCGTATCTGCCGGACGCTGCGCTGATTGTCCACTGGGAAGGAGATGCAGAAGGGATTCTCCGTCTGCTTCCCCACCTCGCGGACAAACCGGCGATTAACGGTGGAGCTACAGCTTATGTCTGCCGGAACTTCGCCTGCCGCGCGCCGGTCACGAGCATGGAGGCGGTCAGGGAGCTTTTAGCCTCCAGTTCGCGTGAGGCTTAG
- a CDS encoding DUF255 domain-containing protein → MRDKTVKHTNSLIHEKSPYLLQHAHNPVNWMTWGEEAFAKAKRESKPVFLSVGYS, encoded by the coding sequence ATGCGAGATAAAACAGTAAAGCATACAAACAGTCTAATTCATGAAAAATCACCTTATTTACTTCAGCATGCCCACAATCCTGTGAATTGGATGACTTGGGGAGAAGAAGCCTTTGCAAAAGCAAAGAGAGAAAGCAAGCCTGTGTTCCTGTCAGTAGGTTATTCCTAG
- a CDS encoding ArpU family phage packaging/lysis transcriptional regulator produces the protein MGQQSFLPEIDRKKTQAAVEAALEKYRINKFLTYEDREATTTTAWSNTPKGFTGVISDQTANIAIYNVDSQAARKEYCERIERVVGRMPKKEALLIKERYMTIEYDYITDQRVYSFIFDPPISEPTYSKIRWRAFYKLASDLRLIVTKGDGGDGREKD, from the coding sequence GTGGGTCAACAAAGCTTTCTGCCAGAGATAGACCGAAAAAAGACGCAGGCAGCGGTTGAGGCAGCCCTTGAGAAATATAGGATTAATAAGTTTTTGACCTATGAGGATCGTGAGGCGACGACAACGACAGCATGGTCCAACACTCCAAAAGGATTCACGGGAGTAATATCGGATCAAACCGCAAATATAGCGATTTATAATGTGGATAGCCAGGCAGCACGTAAGGAGTATTGTGAACGTATTGAAAGAGTAGTCGGACGCATGCCGAAAAAAGAAGCTCTATTGATTAAAGAGAGATACATGACCATTGAATACGACTATATTACTGATCAAAGGGTTTACAGTTTTATCTTTGACCCACCAATCAGTGAGCCAACGTACAGTAAAATTAGATGGCGAGCTTTTTATAAACTAGCCTCTGATTTAAGGCTTATTGTAACGAAAGGAGATGGAGGGGATGGGAGAGAAAAAGATTGA
- a CDS encoding ASCH domain-containing protein — translation MRAITVIQPWAQLIAIGEKHFETRGWATKHRGELAIHAGKNVNRKACQQPDIKAALARHGYTADNLPTGAVVAVTKLEECWEVSRCLRGDVVLEKDGGNTMREDPISKKEEAFGWYDDGRYAWELGDVKRLPEPVPAKGQQGLWNWEGEQL, via the coding sequence ATGCGAGCCATTACAGTGATTCAACCTTGGGCCCAACTGATAGCCATCGGAGAGAAACATTTTGAAACCAGAGGTTGGGCAACCAAGCACCGGGGCGAATTGGCGATCCATGCTGGGAAGAATGTGAACCGAAAAGCCTGCCAGCAGCCGGATATAAAAGCAGCGCTGGCTCGGCACGGGTACACAGCAGATAACCTGCCGACCGGGGCGGTTGTGGCCGTCACAAAGCTTGAGGAATGCTGGGAGGTCAGCCGCTGCTTACGCGGGGATGTAGTGCTTGAAAAGGACGGCGGCAATACGATGCGAGAGGACCCCATCAGTAAAAAGGAAGAAGCTTTCGGCTGGTATGATGACGGCCGTTACGCCTGGGAGTTGGGAGACGTTAAGCGGCTGCCGGAGCCGGTACCCGCGAAGGGACAGCAAGGTTTATGGAACTGGGAAGGGGAACAGTTATGA
- a CDS encoding YopX family protein, translating to MSRIPKYRAWYKPLGVMIEPENLVMINFDTKVLGVYLEMDGKGYHELRMSDFELMQYTGRCDLHGREIFEGDITKQTYHAEGRDENHELVSFDGWHIGPVMLTPGAGIVMKHPIRYSLETDETEPTKMYKKVSGKRAEVIDNIYENPALLGGEAAKA from the coding sequence ATGAGCAGAATACCGAAATACCGCGCCTGGTATAAGCCGCTGGGCGTGATGATTGAGCCGGAAAATCTGGTCATGATCAACTTTGACACTAAGGTACTGGGCGTGTACTTGGAAATGGACGGCAAGGGTTACCATGAGCTCCGGATGTCCGATTTTGAATTGATGCAATATACTGGCCGTTGCGATCTTCACGGCCGGGAAATTTTCGAGGGTGATATCACCAAGCAGACATACCATGCAGAGGGAAGAGACGAAAACCATGAGTTGGTATCCTTCGATGGATGGCATATTGGCCCGGTGATGCTCACGCCCGGCGCCGGAATAGTTATGAAGCACCCTATAAGATACTCGCTTGAAACAGATGAAACGGAGCCTACCAAAATGTACAAAAAGGTTTCTGGCAAGAGAGCTGAGGTAATCGACAACATCTACGAGAACCCGGCACTGCTCGGGGGAGAGGCGGCGAAGGCATGA
- a CDS encoding alpha/beta fold hydrolase has translation MLKLTEILLNGNGEIASENSVFIPVDVVFRTYKVFTDVTIPGAGHALVKESPQEIANMILDYKLAMERYKASSVAAYLHHSQDGNNPYTPPLDQELIFGNLAGVDRFRKSTAREA, from the coding sequence ATGCTGAAACTAACAGAGATTCTTCTGAATGGAAATGGAGAAATTGCAAGTGAAAATTCCGTATTCATTCCGGTAGATGTAGTGTTCAGAACATACAAAGTATTTACCGATGTTACGATTCCCGGAGCCGGGCATGCGTTGGTTAAGGAGAGTCCACAAGAGATTGCCAACATGATCCTTGATTACAAACTGGCTATGGAGAGATACAAGGCATCCAGTGTTGCGGCCTATCTGCATCACTCACAGGATGGAAATAATCCATATACGCCCCCACTCGACCAAGAGTTGATTTTTGGGAATTTGGCCGGAGTGGATCGCTTTAGGAAATCCACTGCAAGGGAGGCATAA
- a CDS encoding DNA cytosine methyltransferase — MREIIVDSFAGGGGASTGMELALGYSPDIAINHDPEAIAMHKANHPETEHYCEDVWDVDPVKATRGRPVGLAWFSPDCTHHSKARGGKPREKKIRGLAWVVIRWAIAVQPRVIILENVEEFQDWGPLDEEGQPIPGEKGRTFESFVECLRQLGYVVEWRELVACDYGAPTSRKRLCMEMRRDGKPIVWPEPTHGAPDSLEVQAGKRKPWRTAAEIIDWSLPCPSIFDSDKEIERNYGLKVKRPLADSTQRRIAHGLVKFGFDNPNPFIVTVNHSGDGFRGQGIDQPLGTVTSKNGYGLVLPFLTKYHGEIKGQEARGQTLDSPLLTLDTSNRFGLVTANIIKFRGTNIGQSVNEPLHTITAGGNHHGLVYAFLVEYYGASIGQSLNSPLHTIPTHDRFGLVIVHLHGQPYVVVDIGFRMLTPGELYAAQGFPSTYIIDGYRANGRPVQKHQQVAKCGNSVSPQMARAMVQASVPELCVGSGRALSLERYKPAAGQMEFSL; from the coding sequence ATGAGAGAGATCATAGTCGATTCCTTCGCCGGGGGCGGCGGGGCAAGTACTGGGATGGAACTTGCGTTAGGCTACAGCCCAGACATCGCAATCAACCATGACCCGGAAGCTATTGCTATGCACAAGGCAAATCACCCAGAAACTGAACATTACTGTGAGGATGTTTGGGATGTTGACCCCGTAAAGGCAACGCGCGGGCGTCCGGTTGGTCTGGCCTGGTTCTCTCCAGACTGCACACATCACAGTAAAGCACGAGGCGGGAAGCCACGTGAGAAGAAAATACGTGGCCTTGCCTGGGTAGTAATCCGATGGGCTATTGCAGTGCAGCCGAGGGTTATCATTCTTGAAAACGTAGAGGAATTTCAAGACTGGGGCCCGTTGGATGAGGAGGGGCAGCCGATCCCAGGAGAGAAAGGGCGTACCTTTGAATCGTTTGTTGAGTGCCTGCGGCAGCTTGGTTATGTGGTTGAATGGCGCGAACTGGTGGCGTGTGATTATGGCGCCCCTACTTCCCGCAAGCGGCTATGCATGGAAATGCGGCGTGATGGCAAACCCATTGTCTGGCCGGAACCCACACACGGAGCGCCTGACAGCCTGGAGGTGCAGGCTGGTAAACGGAAGCCATGGCGGACCGCTGCTGAAATTATTGACTGGTCCCTTCCATGCCCTAGCATCTTTGATTCAGACAAAGAGATCGAACGGAATTACGGATTGAAAGTGAAGCGCCCATTGGCAGATAGCACGCAACGGCGTATCGCTCATGGTCTTGTGAAGTTCGGTTTCGATAACCCTAATCCATTTATCGTAACAGTTAATCATTCCGGTGATGGATTTAGAGGCCAGGGTATTGACCAACCGCTCGGAACAGTGACATCGAAAAACGGGTATGGCCTAGTGCTCCCCTTCCTTACGAAATATCACGGGGAGATTAAAGGACAAGAGGCTCGCGGACAGACACTTGATAGTCCTCTGCTTACGCTGGATACCTCCAATCGGTTCGGGCTGGTCACTGCGAATATCATCAAGTTCCGAGGCACAAACATTGGTCAGTCTGTAAACGAACCCCTCCATACCATAACAGCCGGTGGCAATCACCACGGCCTGGTATATGCGTTTCTGGTGGAGTATTACGGGGCGAGTATCGGTCAGAGCTTAAATAGCCCACTGCATACAATACCGACACATGACCGTTTTGGATTGGTAATTGTGCATTTACATGGTCAACCGTATGTGGTGGTAGATATCGGGTTCCGAATGTTGACTCCTGGGGAGCTTTATGCGGCTCAAGGATTCCCCAGTACCTATATCATTGATGGCTACCGGGCAAATGGTCGCCCTGTTCAGAAACATCAGCAAGTAGCCAAATGCGGCAATTCTGTTTCGCCTCAAATGGCGAGAGCTATGGTTCAGGCAAGCGTGCCGGAATTGTGTGTTGGCTCTGGTCGGGCGCTGTCCCTGGAGAGATACAAGCCTGCTGCGGGGCAGATGGAATTCAGCCTATAG
- a CDS encoding replicative DNA helicase, giving the protein MNLDAERAVLGSLLKDHSLMDDCFLSPDDFTENEEDNRLIYKVLQYAKENAEGAADPFDPIVLVSRWGARLQRIGGLTRLMALRDAVPSSDSFLYYQRAVRTDRIQNDLVQLGRQIATNGGGDIAELKAKMEQLEELLQGESGGPIHMAQLLEGHERVIAKRANSGGITGARAASEEFTQLSKGHQEGDLEILAGRPSMGKTLYMSNDVDAVTACGWGDAIFSLEMGALEIVEQMASCIGGIKRDRIASGQMSDNDWIRYGDALEIIAGRTLYIDDKAGATVEYIRRQVKKLKKKHPGKRWVIHIDFLQFIQTEKNFSTTKERIGYITKYLKRMAKELQVCVVCLSAVGRNCEQRPDKRPLMSDLRDSGDIESDADIVTFIYRDDYYYPDSPKKGFAEIIVAKGRKIGTGTFDMGFTPGISRFINLTKDEKYKLAEKVREHEQQKTHRR; this is encoded by the coding sequence ATGAATCTTGATGCTGAAAGGGCGGTGCTCGGGTCACTGCTTAAAGATCACTCGCTGATGGATGACTGCTTCCTCAGCCCAGATGACTTTACAGAAAACGAAGAAGACAATCGGCTGATTTACAAGGTGCTGCAGTACGCGAAAGAAAATGCTGAAGGCGCAGCCGATCCTTTCGACCCAATTGTGCTGGTATCAAGATGGGGAGCCAGGCTGCAACGGATTGGTGGTTTAACAAGGCTCATGGCCTTGCGGGACGCCGTCCCTAGCTCCGACAGCTTCCTTTACTACCAGCGAGCAGTTCGGACAGATCGAATACAGAATGACCTGGTTCAGTTGGGCCGTCAGATCGCCACGAATGGCGGCGGAGACATCGCTGAGCTAAAAGCTAAGATGGAGCAATTGGAAGAACTGCTGCAAGGAGAGAGCGGAGGCCCCATCCACATGGCCCAGCTGCTTGAAGGGCATGAGAGAGTCATTGCAAAACGGGCCAACAGCGGGGGAATCACCGGGGCAAGGGCAGCAAGTGAAGAATTCACTCAGTTGAGTAAAGGTCATCAGGAAGGCGATTTGGAGATCCTGGCTGGCAGACCTTCCATGGGGAAAACACTCTACATGTCTAATGATGTGGACGCTGTGACTGCGTGCGGCTGGGGAGATGCAATATTCTCCTTGGAGATGGGTGCGTTGGAAATCGTCGAACAGATGGCTTCTTGCATCGGAGGCATTAAGAGGGACCGCATAGCTTCTGGTCAGATGTCGGATAACGACTGGATACGATACGGAGATGCTTTGGAAATCATAGCTGGCCGAACCTTATACATCGATGATAAAGCTGGCGCGACGGTGGAGTACATCCGACGGCAAGTGAAAAAGTTGAAGAAGAAGCACCCTGGAAAGCGCTGGGTTATCCATATCGACTTCTTGCAATTCATCCAAACGGAGAAAAATTTCAGCACCACCAAAGAGCGGATCGGCTACATCACAAAGTACCTCAAACGCATGGCAAAGGAATTGCAAGTGTGTGTCGTCTGCTTATCGGCGGTGGGCCGGAACTGCGAGCAGCGCCCGGATAAACGTCCGCTGATGTCTGATTTGCGTGATTCCGGGGATATCGAATCAGATGCGGATATCGTGACCTTTATCTACCGAGATGATTACTACTACCCGGATAGCCCCAAAAAGGGATTCGCTGAAATCATTGTCGCCAAAGGGAGGAAGATCGGAACAGGCACGTTTGATATGGGATTCACGCCGGGTATCAGTAGGTTCATCAATTTGACCAAAGACGAGAAATACAAGCTTGCCGAGAAGGTGAGAGAACATGAGCAGCAAAAAACGCATCGAAGATGA